A region of Plectropomus leopardus isolate mb chromosome 16, YSFRI_Pleo_2.0, whole genome shotgun sequence DNA encodes the following proteins:
- the akirin2 gene encoding akirin-2 isoform X1 translates to MACGATLKRTLDFDPLMSQASPKRRRCAPIMSPVSSPQKYLRMEPSPFGEVSSRLTTEQILHNIKQEYKRLQKRRHLDSAFQHADSCCPLDLQNVHSGSALPGSYHLNQGTSSGASSPTRKEQPLFSLRQVGMICERLLKEREDKIREEYDEILTTKLAEQYDAFVKFTHDQLMRRFGEQPASYVS, encoded by the exons ATGGCTTGCGGGGCTACTCTGAAAAGGACTCTGGACTTCGATCCACTTATGAGCCAGGCTTCACCTAAAAGAAGGAGGTGCGCCCCGATCATGTCCCCAGTCTCTTCACCACAGAAATACTTGCGTATGGAGCCCTCGCCGTTTGGGGAAGTGTCGTCCAGACTCACCACAG AGCAAATTCTACACAACATCAAACAGGAGTACAAGCGTCTGCAGAAACGACGACACCTCGACAGTGCTTTTCAGCATGCAGACAGCTGCTGTCCTCTGGACCTGCAGAATGTCCACAGTGGATCGGCCCTACCAGGTAGCTACCATCTTAATCAAG GTACATCCTCAGGTGCCTCATCTCCCACCAGAAAAGAGCAGCCTTTATTTTCCCTCAGACAGGTTGGGATGATTTGTGAAAGACTGCTGAAAGAGCGGGAGGACAAAATCCGTGAGGAGTATGACGAGATACTAACGACAAAGCTTGCAg AGCAATATGATGCATTTGTCAAGTTCACACATGATCAACTGATGCGAAGGTTTGGAGAGCAGCCTGCCAGCT
- the akirin2 gene encoding akirin-2 isoform X2: MACGATLKRTLDFDPLMSQASPKRRRCAPIMSPVSSPQKYLRMEPSPFGEVSSRLTTEQILHNIKQEYKRLQKRRHLDSAFQHADSCCPLDLQNVHSGSALPGTSSGASSPTRKEQPLFSLRQVGMICERLLKEREDKIREEYDEILTTKLAEQYDAFVKFTHDQLMRRFGEQPASYVS, translated from the exons ATGGCTTGCGGGGCTACTCTGAAAAGGACTCTGGACTTCGATCCACTTATGAGCCAGGCTTCACCTAAAAGAAGGAGGTGCGCCCCGATCATGTCCCCAGTCTCTTCACCACAGAAATACTTGCGTATGGAGCCCTCGCCGTTTGGGGAAGTGTCGTCCAGACTCACCACAG AGCAAATTCTACACAACATCAAACAGGAGTACAAGCGTCTGCAGAAACGACGACACCTCGACAGTGCTTTTCAGCATGCAGACAGCTGCTGTCCTCTGGACCTGCAGAATGTCCACAGTGGATCGGCCCTACCAG GTACATCCTCAGGTGCCTCATCTCCCACCAGAAAAGAGCAGCCTTTATTTTCCCTCAGACAGGTTGGGATGATTTGTGAAAGACTGCTGAAAGAGCGGGAGGACAAAATCCGTGAGGAGTATGACGAGATACTAACGACAAAGCTTGCAg AGCAATATGATGCATTTGTCAAGTTCACACATGATCAACTGATGCGAAGGTTTGGAGAGCAGCCTGCCAGCT